A stretch of Vairimorpha necatrix chromosome 2, complete sequence DNA encodes these proteins:
- a CDS encoding ribosomal protein uS19 translates to MAPTEKKSFRKFSYRGVDFDIIKKMKFSEYAELLPSRLRRRVKRGLSGREVELIKSCIASKEAMTNAHEKPEIVKTHARSAIIWPCMVGSIVGVHVGNGYLPIEIRPEMLGCLLSDFAPTRVHPKHGKPGIADHAGSKFVPLK, encoded by the coding sequence ATGGCTCCAACAGagaaaaaatcatttagaaaattttcataCAGGGGTGTTGATTTtgatatcataaaaaaaatgaaattcaGTGAATACGCTGAATTATTACCATCAAGATTAAGACGAAGAGTTAAGAGAGGATTATCTGGAAGAGAAGTCGaacttataaaatcatGCATAGCATCCAAGGAGGCTATGACAAATGCACATGAGAAACCAGAGATAGTCAAGACTCATGCTCGTAGTGCAATTATTTGGCCATGTATGGTTGGCAGTATTGTCGGTGTCCATGTAGGCAATGGATATCTTCCTATAGAAATCAGGCCTGAAATGTTAGGCTGCTTACTTTCCGATTTTGCTCCTACTCGTGTGCATCCTAAACACGGTAAGCCTGGTATTGCAGATCATGCAGGATCAAAATTCGTACCacttaaataa